The Pseudopipra pipra isolate bDixPip1 chromosome 4, bDixPip1.hap1, whole genome shotgun sequence DNA segment TGAGTCACAGCTCTCAGCTCATCTGTTCCCAGCCCGaggccaggctgggacagcGGGATGGATACAGGATCCTGCAGGTTCTGTCCTGGATGGGCTACACAAACAGCATCTCCTGGTCGCAGGATGAGTCAGTCCCACAGCCCTCtgtgaggggagagaggggggagtGTGGTGGGaaaccagaccccccaaaacagTCCTCACAGATCTGTGAAGTGGCCCCcagaaaccccccaaaacagTCCCCAGAGacaccccaaaccctcccccaTGAAACagcccccagggaccccccaaaccagcACTCAGAGATCCTTGAAACAGCCCTTAGGGACCCCCCAGACCAGTGCCCAGAATTCCCTGAAACAGCCCTTGGAGACCCCCCAAACCAGTGCCCAGGGACCCCGTGGTTCTGGGCTTTAATGATCTCATGTTCCCACCATGTGCCCTGGCGTTTCCTGGGATTGGTAGTGGGATCTCTGGTAGTTTAATTTAGGGAGGAGGTTGGGATTTTTGGAAAACTCATGAAAGCAAGAAGGGCCATGGGTTGCTGTACCCCGCAGGAGTGCTGCCATGCCCCACGGGAATCCTGCACTTGCTCAGCCCCCAAAATTAGGTTGCTGTctgcttccctcctgccccaaaaCCTCCCTGAAGGGTCTCATGTCTCTTCCCTGGGATCAGGATAAaatctgcccagagcagggtgGCCCTGGCTTTTAGGGGCGATGAACTGACACATAGATGGGACCAAGACAATCCCCTTGGGCATCATCCCCTCTCCCACTGTCCTAAATAACCCTGAATTCCCTCTCAGGTGTGCGAGGACCCCGTGACAGGAATCCCGGGAGTTCCCAGGACTCACCGGTGCTGCAGCAGATGCCGGGGGCGGCGCAGCTCCCGCCGCTGCCGCAGGGTTTGTGTCCCGACTCGCAGGGGGTGGGCAGGAAGTTTTCCTCCTGGCAGCGCAGGGTCTCGGAGGTGCCGAGGTaacagcccagctcctccccGCAGCAGATGTTGGGCCCGAAGCAGTGGCCCTTGTTCCGGGGGCCGCAGGGCAGGCACTGCtcgggggagaggggagggggaagaaggttgggaagaagggaaggatgggGTTAAGGATGCTCCAAACCCGCCAGGACCTACCTTCCTGATTTCCATGTCCATGACGGCGCGTTTGCCCCCGATGGGGCAGTTCTGGATGTAGCAAGCAGAGGAGAgagccaggagccccaggaggcAGAGGGCCAGAGCCTTGCAGGACATGATGGCGGCGGGACGGGGAGAGTTTTTTGGATGCTCATCCCAACCACTGCCTGTGTATTTATAGTCCCCGCTCCTACTTAGGGATTCTGGGCACCAGCGTCACCCGTGCTCCTTAAAAACCACAAGGCATTGCTTCCCACACCGGAGGGCTTGGTTAATAGCCAGAGGTCAAGGACGTGAGGGCAAGGCCAAGGTGTTGGTTTGCTCCTCGGTGACGGCTCCGACGGCTGCAGGGGGAACGTGCGGAGGCTGCCGATGGAGTTTGGGGCTCAGGGCCCttggggctcagccctgctgagctgTGGCATGTCCCTCCATGTCCTATTGGGAGCCCCTCTGGCATGGGGAGGGTAGGGATGAAGGAAGGCAGCTGCAGGTGGGATGTGTCCACTCAGGAGTAGGGTGAGAGGGGCATGTGCTTCCCTTGGCTTCAAATCCCTTCAGGTGGGTAAAAAGCGAACCCATATCCTCCTCTGGGATCATCCACAAGATGTGGGGTGGGAAATGCCCTTGTTGGTCCTGTCCACCCACCCCTGCCTGGCCTTTGGGGGatgctcagcactgggctcGTCCCGCTCTGGGACGATGGTGACACCCAGCCCATCCTCACccacccagcagcaccacagccaCTTGAAAACACCAGACCTCCTGGGCAAAGACCTGAAATCCCAAACTTCCCCATTGTTTCTCCTTGGAGCTGCACATGGGGATGGGATGTGTTGCCCTGAACCACACCATCAGCACACAAAGGCTTCCCGAGGATGAGACTGAGGACTGACGCAACCGCCCAGGGTCCTGCtcgccccagcccctcaccttTGTTATCCCAATTAGGAGCTTTCCCAGCTTGAATAAATTTCCCTGCTGTGGACAACACTTTCTGTCCATCAAGATCATTACCCTGCACTGGCTTAATTTGGAATTAGGCAGCCCAGAGCCCGACAGCCGTGACCTTTTCCCATCCCTCTGGCTTTGCTTCCAAATCTGCCACTTAGCGCGTCCAGCACAAGGGCGGCCAGGTCCCCATCACCCACCCGGGGTCAGTCCTGCTCCCTGGGGACAAGCCAGGCACTGGGATCCTTGTTAATGAGTTGGAAATTGGGCTCAGCACCTGCCGTGTGCTgtcccagcagctcagctccagctgcgGCACAAGGTGGAGGGGGGGAATTGCCATCCTGGAGCTCCTACGGCTGCTCGGGGGGTTCCCAGACCCCCACAAGATGTGTACTGGGAAGACAAGTGGGAGAAAAACCCACCAATTATCAGCCCTTGGTGCTTTCGGGGACTCAACACCCTGATTTTGAGGCTTCCATCAGCTGGAGCATCATCCTGGCTCAGCCACATGTCCCCGGTGCTTCGGGAATGTTGGGGTTCACATCCCGCATCTGGGAACAGTCTgagtgccagggcagggctgaacAGCCCAATTCCTTCATCTCAGCATGGAGCCCCCTGTCCATGCTGGTGTGGCCCCTTTTCCAatgattttggggtgatttgggtttGCCCACATCCCCAGGACTGGGATGAGGTgctggctgcagggagcaggggct contains these protein-coding regions:
- the LOC135413634 gene encoding neurophysin 1-like, with the protein product MSCKALALCLLGLLALSSACYIQNCPIGGKRAVMDMEIRKCLPCGPRNKGHCFGPNICCGEELGCYLGTSETLRCQEENFLPTPCESGHKPCGSGGSCAAPGICCSTEGCGTDSSCDQEMLFV